The Crocinitomicaceae bacterium genome includes a region encoding these proteins:
- a CDS encoding cytidine deaminase — protein MKTEKQIHISYKISDTPKDFSEDQQAIIQLAKDMAANAYAPYSNFHVTAIALLKSGKVVKGTNVENASYPVGICAERNVLSHCISNYPEDKITCLAIYADQDLGQPVPPCGLCRQTLLEAEQRQKNPIELLLIAKNGTIFQINSCADLLPLNFNSGFLKK, from the coding sequence ATGAAAACTGAAAAGCAAATTCACATTTCGTATAAAATTTCAGATACCCCTAAAGATTTTTCTGAAGATCAACAAGCAATTATTCAGCTTGCAAAGGACATGGCCGCCAATGCGTATGCGCCTTATTCTAACTTTCATGTTACAGCTATCGCATTACTAAAAAGTGGCAAAGTAGTGAAAGGCACTAATGTTGAGAATGCATCTTACCCTGTTGGAATATGTGCTGAGCGCAATGTACTGTCACATTGCATTTCAAATTATCCTGAAGACAAGATAACCTGCTTAGCTATTTATGCTGATCAGGATTTGGGGCAACCGGTTCCTCCGTGCGGCCTTTGCAGACAAACATTGCTTGAGGCTGAACAGAGACAAAAAAATCCAATTGAATTATTACTCATTGCAAAAAACGGAACCATTTTTCAAATTAATTCTTGCGCTGATTTATTGCCTCTGAATTTTAACTCAGGCTTTTTGAAAAAGTAA
- a CDS encoding DUF4919 domain-containing protein, which yields MLTALKYLVIALFCLIFDGLLRAQHIGRINFTEIKQNIENPTSEYYYPSLQQRVINHDTTLVYKHYKHLYYGCVFQDFYHPYGNSHAKKDFLDTYEVGQYDSAIVKGKAVLQENPVDIEVTLKLILAYLESGDTASAKLYGRHYFAFLDVIYASGDGLTQESAYVVISVDDEYRIVGDLGLNVKQQELMNGCDLLIFVKRGQRKFRKKPIRELYFNVQMPLMSLSKSFKDTDLPDPDNDSDDDDE from the coding sequence ATGTTAACCGCATTGAAATATCTTGTTATTGCTTTGTTTTGCCTGATTTTTGACGGCTTGCTGCGGGCTCAGCATATCGGCAGAATTAATTTTACAGAAATCAAACAAAATATTGAAAATCCAACGTCTGAATATTATTATCCATCCCTGCAACAACGTGTTATAAATCATGATACCACCTTGGTGTACAAGCATTACAAACATTTGTATTATGGTTGTGTGTTTCAAGATTTTTATCATCCGTACGGAAATAGCCATGCCAAAAAAGATTTTTTAGATACGTATGAAGTTGGGCAGTATGATTCAGCCATTGTGAAGGGCAAGGCAGTTCTGCAAGAAAATCCGGTAGACATTGAAGTGACCTTGAAGTTGATTTTGGCCTATTTAGAGTCAGGTGATACTGCATCTGCTAAATTATATGGCAGACATTATTTTGCCTTTTTAGATGTGATTTACGCCAGTGGTGATGGCTTAACGCAGGAATCTGCCTACGTGGTTATCAGTGTTGATGATGAGTATCGGATTGTAGGTGACTTGGGCTTAAATGTGAAACAGCAAGAACTAATGAATGGATGTGATTTGTTGATTTTTGTAAAACGTGGACAGAGAAAATTCAGGAAAAAACCTATCCGCGAATTATATTTTAACGTGCAAATGCCTTTGATGAGTTTGTCTAAATCTTTTAAAGATACTGATTTGCCTGATCCGGATAATGATTCGGATGATGATGATGAATAG
- the pdhA gene encoding pyruvate dehydrogenase (acetyl-transferring) E1 component subunit alpha: MATKTADKTGKTARKSGATKFSKETYVKWYRDMQLIRKFEERCSQLYIQQKFGGFLHLYIGQEAVAVGTASACKTGDKHITAYRDHGHPIALGTDPRVLAAELYGKITGCSKGKGGSMHFFDVSKGFYGGHGIVGAQIPMGAGIAFAEKYNGTQNVCFCSFGDGAARQGALHETFNMAMLWKLPVIFIIENNNYAMGTAVERTTNVLDMSKIGLSYEMPSFAVDGMRPEAVHEAIELAAERARRGDGPTLLDIRTYRYKGHSMSDPQKYRSKEEVAEWQEQDPIEHCLRIIRENNFLTEKEIEDIDAWVKNEVDDSIRFAEESPLPPAEELYKDVYKQDDYPYVKEYLA, encoded by the coding sequence ATGGCAACTAAAACAGCAGACAAGACAGGGAAAACTGCCCGTAAAAGCGGAGCAACCAAGTTTTCAAAAGAGACTTATGTAAAGTGGTATCGTGACATGCAACTCATTCGCAAGTTTGAAGAGCGCTGCTCACAACTTTATATTCAGCAAAAATTTGGTGGATTCCTGCACTTATACATCGGGCAAGAGGCAGTAGCAGTAGGAACAGCCTCTGCATGTAAAACGGGAGATAAACACATAACCGCTTATCGTGATCATGGGCATCCAATTGCCTTAGGTACTGATCCACGCGTATTAGCGGCAGAACTTTACGGAAAAATTACCGGCTGCTCTAAAGGAAAAGGCGGATCCATGCACTTCTTTGACGTGTCTAAAGGATTTTACGGAGGACATGGAATTGTTGGGGCTCAAATACCTATGGGTGCCGGAATTGCCTTTGCAGAAAAATATAACGGAACACAAAATGTATGCTTCTGTTCATTTGGTGATGGCGCGGCAAGACAAGGTGCTTTGCATGAAACTTTCAACATGGCCATGCTCTGGAAACTGCCTGTAATTTTTATCATTGAAAATAATAATTACGCTATGGGCACAGCCGTGGAACGCACCACAAATGTGCTAGACATGTCTAAAATTGGTTTGTCTTACGAAATGCCTTCATTTGCTGTTGATGGCATGAGACCAGAAGCCGTACATGAAGCAATTGAATTGGCGGCAGAACGCGCCCGCAGAGGTGATGGCCCTACGCTACTTGACATTCGCACATACCGCTACAAAGGACATTCCATGTCTGATCCTCAAAAATATCGCTCAAAAGAAGAAGTGGCAGAATGGCAAGAACAAGATCCGATTGAACATTGTTTGCGCATTATTCGTGAAAATAATTTTCTCACAGAAAAAGAAATTGAAGACATTGATGCTTGGGTAAAAAATGAAGTTGATGACTCAATTCGTTTTGCTGAAGAATCACCTCTACCACCGGCAGAAGAATTATACAAAGATGTCTATAAACAGGATGATTATCCTTACGTAAAAGAATATTTAGCTTAA
- a CDS encoding pyruvate dehydrogenase complex dihydrolipoamide acetyltransferase gives MAEIVRMPKLSDTMTEGVVAAWHKKIGDPVKSGELLAEIETDKATMEFESFYDGVLLHIGVEKGKAAPVNSVLAIIGKAGEDFAALLASAGESEPIAASTKPDPSPVKTETLTQTVPVTVTQPVVVSQPVSTIQSGNGRIFASPLAKKIAEEKGIDLAQVNGSGENNRITKKDIENYKPQAGGHKSIQPIYAAATGTESFTEEPVSQMRKVIAQRLSESKFSAPHFYLTMEIDMDNAIAARKQINNDQVKISFNDMVIKAVAMALRQNPKVNSSWLGDRIRYNNHIHIGVAVAVPDGLLVPVVRFADSKGLAQIGDEVRVFAQKAKDKKLQPQDWEGNTFTISNLGMFGIEEFTAIVNPPDSCILAIGGIKQTPVVKNGQVVAGNVMKVTLSCDHRVVDGATGSAFLQTFKEYLESPVKMLV, from the coding sequence ATGGCTGAAATTGTTCGCATGCCAAAACTATCTGATACCATGACCGAGGGAGTTGTTGCGGCATGGCATAAAAAAATTGGTGACCCTGTGAAGTCAGGTGAACTGCTTGCAGAAATTGAAACTGACAAAGCAACCATGGAATTTGAATCATTCTATGATGGTGTGCTGCTTCACATTGGAGTTGAAAAAGGAAAAGCCGCACCGGTAAATAGCGTGCTTGCAATAATTGGAAAAGCAGGAGAAGATTTTGCTGCACTACTTGCTTCTGCAGGTGAATCAGAACCTATTGCCGCATCAACAAAACCAGATCCAAGTCCTGTTAAAACGGAAACTCTTACGCAAACCGTACCTGTGACAGTGACGCAACCTGTTGTCGTTAGTCAGCCGGTTAGTACAATACAATCCGGCAACGGAAGAATTTTTGCATCTCCTCTTGCAAAAAAAATTGCTGAAGAAAAAGGAATTGACCTTGCTCAAGTAAATGGAAGCGGTGAAAATAATCGCATTACAAAAAAAGATATTGAGAATTATAAACCGCAGGCCGGCGGTCATAAAAGTATTCAGCCAATTTACGCTGCTGCAACCGGAACAGAATCTTTTACAGAAGAACCTGTTTCTCAAATGCGCAAAGTGATTGCTCAACGTCTTTCAGAAAGTAAATTCAGCGCACCACATTTTTATCTTACCATGGAAATTGACATGGATAATGCAATTGCGGCGCGCAAACAAATCAATAATGATCAGGTAAAAATTTCATTTAATGACATGGTGATTAAAGCGGTTGCCATGGCTTTGAGACAAAATCCAAAAGTAAATTCATCGTGGTTGGGTGATCGTATTCGCTATAACAATCATATTCATATTGGCGTAGCAGTTGCTGTGCCTGATGGTTTGCTGGTACCTGTTGTACGATTTGCTGATAGCAAAGGACTTGCTCAAATTGGTGATGAAGTGCGTGTGTTTGCTCAAAAAGCAAAAGATAAAAAACTTCAACCGCAAGATTGGGAAGGAAACACGTTTACGATTTCCAATCTCGGTATGTTTGGCATTGAAGAATTTACTGCAATTGTAAATCCACCGGATTCATGCATACTTGCCATTGGCGGAATCAAACAAACACCGGTTGTAAAAAACGGACAGGTTGTTGCCGGCAATGTAATGAAAGTGACCTTGTCTTGTGACCATCGCGTGGTTGATGGAGCAACGGGTTCAGCCTTTTTGCAAACTTTTAAAGAATATCTTGAATCACCCGTTAAAATGTTGGTTTAA
- a CDS encoding FAD:protein FMN transferase has protein sequence MKYFSLYFIVGLLAWSCSGNQAEQKNTSSGQDSTQRLEFYGNTQGTTFSVICNDKIDITTAEIEEILHQFDLALSAYIPNSVLTQLNEASAGEFTYVDSFGYFNRCYLLSKEMWQISERSFDPTVYPLVDGWGFMKNVEFVPDSATVDSLRALVGFSDGVNFTFMTKNDTAGNVLPLSKIIKHNSRAKLDFNAIAQGLAVDVIAEELERRGAKNYFVEIGGEIRVKGLNSDGVLWRVAIDKPIENSTAENREFQDIIQVNNRSVATSGSYRKFYEKDGIKYSHTIDPFTGYPVQHTLLSATVVADDCGTADALATAFMVMGTEKAIRFLENNHTLKLDVYLIFTNDKGRTETYMTKGMAEMVTE, from the coding sequence ATGAAATATTTTTCTTTATACTTTATTGTTGGTTTGTTGGCCTGGTCATGTTCCGGAAATCAGGCGGAACAAAAAAATACATCCAGCGGGCAAGATAGCACACAGCGTTTAGAGTTCTATGGCAATACGCAGGGCACCACTTTTTCTGTCATCTGCAATGATAAAATTGACATTACAACTGCTGAAATTGAGGAAATACTGCATCAGTTTGATCTTGCATTAAGTGCCTATATTCCTAATTCTGTTTTGACACAACTCAATGAAGCGTCTGCAGGTGAATTCACGTATGTTGATTCGTTCGGGTACTTTAACCGGTGTTATCTTTTGTCAAAAGAAATGTGGCAAATTTCAGAACGCAGTTTTGACCCAACGGTTTATCCTTTGGTTGACGGATGGGGATTCATGAAAAACGTTGAATTTGTTCCTGATTCGGCTACGGTTGATTCACTGCGTGCCTTAGTAGGTTTTTCTGATGGGGTGAATTTTACGTTCATGACAAAAAATGATACCGCCGGAAATGTATTGCCGCTGTCAAAAATTATAAAACACAACAGCAGGGCAAAATTAGATTTTAATGCAATAGCGCAAGGTCTTGCGGTTGATGTGATAGCAGAAGAACTAGAACGGCGCGGTGCAAAAAATTATTTTGTAGAGATAGGTGGGGAAATCAGAGTGAAAGGACTCAATTCAGATGGTGTTTTGTGGCGTGTTGCCATTGATAAACCAATTGAAAATTCCACAGCAGAAAACAGAGAATTTCAAGATATTATTCAGGTGAACAATCGCAGCGTAGCTACTTCTGGATCATACAGAAAATTCTATGAGAAAGATGGTATAAAATATTCGCACACCATTGATCCATTCACCGGTTATCCGGTTCAACATACCTTATTGAGTGCAACGGTGGTGGCTGATGATTGTGGTACAGCTGATGCACTTGCTACTGCTTTTATGGTGATGGGAACCGAAAAAGCAATTCGTTTTCTTGAAAATAATCACACCCTCAAGTTGGATGTGTATCTCATTTTTACCAATGACAAAGGCCGCACTGAAACTTATATGACCAAAGGAATGGCAGAGATGGTGACAGAATAA
- a CDS encoding tetratricopeptide repeat protein, producing MQRFLLLILLLVSGLVKAQDPMIHFYAIVNDDDLGKKLAGATIEILQDGRAFETTTTASNGKCPIVDLPINHTYTIYIKKEGFVTKQVYIDATYKYPEDLPKDLYRDMEVSIFKKVDGVDFAFLETTPMAKFTIDEAGYVNHDPSYSNEMLKRIEALKKQMEQQRLENEKKEAEEKKRQEDYAAYMKAGNDAMTTEKYDIAITQFESALRVIPGDPTAQAKLDEAKKKKADKEKADADAKAYAAKLEQAKIAYTGKKYEEALALYKECLAIKPTDTYVQGQIALIEQELNKQKEQADQFNKLVAEGDVAMNSKLYDDAITKYTAALAIKADPAVQAKLDQAKKLKLEKEQAEAKEKELEAKYQTLMKEADAAFNTQNYTVARQKYTEALGVKQGDPTATAQIAKIDEILKKQQEEKDAAQKLEADYKKLMTEGETFITQKNWASAKQKFEAALVLKPNDPTALAKIDICNKELEKQSLETQKNEEYNRYMTEAKALFDQKKYLEAKQKYQQASDVKPDQADPKNQIIAIDKILADQQKAEQLEKDYQAFMKEGDDLKNIKDYTAAIDRYTKALALKPGDSAATQKINDIKKIQEEEQKQAQLEQQYKDYMAKADQYFNAKDYTNAKMYYQKAYELKQDPAIQTKIKEIDDLISKTQNEQQLQAKYDAAIKEADALYKAGNLEAALAKYEEASAIKSSETYPQQKISEIKQKLQTQKEQAEKEQQFKDFVAAGDAAYNSKDYQKALASYQEAIKIKPDPSISQKIGQLNTLISQQSEQEQQEQRYKSKIGEADAAFTAKSWESARELYREALMIKPNDTYATNQITEIEKQMKLETDAEVEANYQKIVQKADNLKKEDRLDEALVYYNNALNLKAYDPYPKQMIDEINRIKTERQNSQQEQQKLENEYNALIKEADIAFNSQNWTVALAKYKEALLKKPGEPYPQGRISEINTKMNEQNQVQQQDTEYNNYISQADALFNQGKYLESIPVYQQALGVKPNDAYATNQIQEAERREKEKSVDEAEQEYQKILTAAQKKFDEGDYLKALDYYKRALTMKPGDTYVQKRIAEINQLLDNQKSQSEFDKYVLQANTYFEKSQWKEAKEYYLKALDIKDDKYCRDQIAIIDKNQQQQSTTEIEAEYQKIIKKADEYFAAKNYTKAKSLYERALSLKPSDPYPKVKLDELVCLIDPKRCVQDSNPLPDYGDPVNTTEVDIEAQLLEAEDQRQFMVNQKVEQQRVSAEDENTANSDIQTNESFETTNEANKINQDLEEKEWSAEVHRTEANLEVIDMQITLEEEEYDWGRTNENDMHLTNQGVTNMNIEIEERNDEDDHPREEYLADVERIKVENEYEERSNTNDQTNEVHEGTDYVEVMQIENITNDPNNDVERKNTEVYVEDLNVVLINENNQNSWSQEDEVMDVKENTEVLIDERIAENVNNDIPREESAEELSDYTVDKENSDRNIADDQYDETFESKTYEEKMSIDIEQNNMDNDIPRQETEEKVEDTELLIEENTSDNSNDQNNVVNTSDDKLDDLEIVIEEQNAGNDQPRQDYEENVVEIDLELQDYKDNLSELNEDNSHITKDNTETLTDQKANFDTQADNKATMNSDETNDAVEDIVEENKTISDGNNEEVAVTEDYIEEVKHEETVKDNPPMKNELGEKYPEGVTEEVFAINDENGLLSKYIVRRIVVINGTGYNYEKVQTRYGTITYSRDGQPISEYQWQDETEAATLNRN from the coding sequence ATGCAACGGTTTTTACTGCTTATATTGCTATTGGTGTCAGGGCTTGTGAAGGCGCAGGATCCCATGATTCATTTTTATGCTATTGTAAATGATGATGACCTTGGAAAAAAATTAGCCGGAGCAACAATTGAAATTCTTCAAGACGGGAGAGCATTTGAAACAACCACAACAGCTTCCAATGGTAAGTGCCCGATTGTTGATCTTCCTATCAATCATACCTACACAATTTATATTAAAAAAGAAGGATTTGTTACAAAGCAGGTATACATTGATGCGACCTACAAATACCCTGAAGATTTGCCAAAAGATCTTTACAGAGATATGGAAGTGTCTATCTTCAAAAAGGTAGACGGGGTTGATTTTGCTTTTTTAGAAACCACGCCCATGGCTAAGTTTACCATAGATGAAGCCGGATATGTCAATCATGATCCGTCCTATTCCAATGAGATGCTCAAGAGAATTGAAGCTCTGAAGAAACAAATGGAACAACAACGCCTTGAAAACGAAAAGAAAGAGGCAGAAGAGAAAAAGCGTCAAGAAGATTATGCAGCCTACATGAAGGCAGGGAATGACGCGATGACAACAGAGAAATATGACATCGCCATCACGCAATTTGAGTCAGCCCTGCGCGTAATTCCGGGTGATCCAACAGCACAAGCAAAATTAGATGAAGCCAAAAAGAAAAAAGCAGACAAAGAGAAAGCAGATGCGGATGCCAAAGCGTATGCGGCAAAATTAGAGCAAGCAAAAATTGCCTACACGGGCAAAAAATATGAAGAGGCTCTTGCCTTGTATAAAGAATGTCTTGCAATTAAACCAACCGATACTTACGTTCAAGGTCAGATTGCACTGATTGAGCAAGAACTCAACAAACAAAAAGAGCAAGCTGATCAATTCAACAAATTGGTGGCTGAAGGTGATGTCGCCATGAATTCAAAATTGTATGACGATGCAATTACCAAGTATACTGCAGCACTCGCAATTAAAGCGGACCCTGCAGTACAAGCTAAATTAGATCAGGCTAAAAAACTCAAACTTGAAAAAGAGCAGGCTGAGGCTAAAGAAAAAGAATTAGAAGCCAAATATCAAACCCTCATGAAAGAGGCTGATGCTGCTTTCAATACACAAAATTATACTGTTGCCAGACAAAAATATACTGAAGCTTTAGGTGTTAAACAAGGCGATCCTACAGCAACTGCACAAATTGCTAAAATTGATGAAATCCTCAAAAAACAACAAGAAGAAAAAGATGCTGCGCAAAAATTAGAAGCAGATTATAAAAAATTAATGACCGAAGGAGAAACCTTCATCACACAAAAAAATTGGGCCAGTGCAAAACAAAAATTTGAGGCCGCATTGGTACTCAAACCAAATGATCCAACCGCATTGGCTAAAATTGATATCTGTAATAAAGAATTGGAAAAACAAAGTCTGGAAACTCAGAAGAATGAAGAATATAACCGATACATGACCGAGGCAAAAGCCCTCTTTGATCAGAAAAAATATCTTGAAGCAAAACAAAAATATCAGCAAGCCAGTGATGTGAAACCTGATCAGGCTGATCCAAAAAATCAAATCATTGCCATTGATAAAATTCTGGCAGATCAGCAGAAAGCTGAGCAACTTGAAAAAGATTATCAAGCCTTCATGAAAGAAGGAGATGATTTGAAAAACATCAAAGATTATACGGCAGCCATTGACAGGTATACTAAGGCATTGGCGTTGAAACCAGGTGATTCGGCGGCTACGCAAAAAATCAACGACATTAAAAAAATTCAGGAAGAAGAGCAAAAACAGGCGCAGCTTGAACAGCAGTATAAAGATTACATGGCAAAGGCTGATCAATACTTCAATGCAAAAGATTATACCAATGCAAAAATGTACTATCAAAAAGCGTATGAGCTAAAACAAGACCCTGCCATACAAACAAAAATTAAAGAGATTGATGACCTGATTTCAAAAACGCAGAATGAGCAACAACTGCAAGCAAAATATGATGCCGCAATCAAAGAAGCTGATGCACTTTATAAAGCCGGGAATTTAGAAGCAGCGCTTGCTAAGTATGAAGAGGCAAGCGCAATTAAAAGTTCTGAAACCTATCCGCAACAAAAAATTTCTGAGATAAAACAAAAATTGCAAACGCAGAAAGAACAGGCAGAGAAAGAACAGCAGTTTAAAGATTTTGTTGCTGCCGGTGATGCAGCGTATAATTCAAAAGACTACCAAAAGGCATTGGCAAGTTATCAGGAAGCGATTAAGATCAAACCTGATCCTTCCATTTCACAAAAAATTGGGCAGTTGAATACATTGATTTCTCAACAGAGTGAACAAGAACAGCAAGAGCAACGATACAAATCAAAAATTGGAGAGGCTGATGCGGCGTTTACTGCTAAGTCATGGGAATCGGCCAGAGAATTATATCGTGAAGCGTTGATGATTAAGCCAAATGATACTTACGCAACTAATCAGATTACTGAGATTGAAAAACAAATGAAGCTTGAAACTGATGCTGAGGTAGAAGCCAATTATCAGAAAATTGTTCAGAAAGCAGACAATTTGAAAAAAGAAGATCGCTTGGATGAAGCACTCGTTTATTATAATAATGCCTTGAATCTTAAAGCATATGACCCGTATCCAAAACAGATGATTGATGAGATTAACCGCATCAAAACAGAAAGACAAAACTCGCAACAAGAGCAACAGAAATTAGAGAATGAATATAACGCGCTGATCAAAGAGGCAGACATTGCATTCAATTCTCAAAACTGGACAGTAGCACTGGCAAAATATAAAGAAGCATTATTGAAAAAACCGGGCGAACCATATCCACAAGGACGCATCTCTGAGATCAATACAAAAATGAATGAACAGAATCAGGTTCAACAGCAAGACACCGAATACAACAATTATATTTCTCAGGCAGATGCACTCTTCAATCAAGGTAAATATCTTGAATCAATTCCGGTGTATCAGCAAGCATTAGGTGTAAAGCCAAATGATGCGTATGCAACCAATCAGATTCAAGAGGCGGAACGCAGAGAAAAAGAAAAATCAGTTGATGAAGCTGAACAGGAATATCAAAAAATTCTTACCGCAGCTCAAAAGAAATTTGATGAAGGTGATTACCTAAAAGCACTTGATTATTATAAACGCGCCCTCACCATGAAGCCCGGTGATACTTACGTGCAGAAACGCATTGCAGAAATAAATCAATTGCTGGATAACCAAAAATCACAAAGTGAATTTGATAAATATGTTTTACAAGCCAATACGTATTTTGAAAAATCTCAATGGAAAGAAGCAAAAGAATATTACCTAAAAGCGCTCGATATTAAAGATGATAAATACTGCCGTGATCAAATTGCCATCATTGATAAAAATCAGCAGCAACAATCAACAACTGAAATTGAAGCAGAATATCAAAAAATTATCAAAAAAGCAGATGAGTATTTTGCTGCAAAAAATTACACCAAGGCAAAATCATTATACGAACGTGCGCTTTCATTGAAGCCGTCTGATCCGTATCCAAAAGTGAAATTAGATGAATTGGTTTGTCTGATAGATCCAAAACGTTGCGTGCAAGATTCTAATCCACTGCCTGATTATGGTGATCCGGTAAATACAACTGAAGTAGATATTGAAGCACAATTGCTTGAGGCTGAAGATCAGCGACAATTCATGGTGAATCAAAAAGTAGAGCAACAACGCGTTTCTGCTGAAGATGAAAACACTGCTAATTCCGATATTCAAACCAATGAATCATTTGAAACTACCAACGAAGCAAACAAAATTAACCAGGATTTGGAAGAAAAGGAATGGAGTGCTGAAGTACACAGAACCGAGGCTAATCTGGAAGTAATTGATATGCAAATCACCTTGGAAGAAGAAGAATATGATTGGGGAAGAACCAATGAAAATGATATGCATCTCACCAATCAGGGCGTAACTAATATGAATATTGAAATTGAAGAGCGCAATGATGAAGATGATCATCCAAGAGAAGAATACCTCGCTGATGTTGAACGAATAAAAGTTGAAAACGAATACGAAGAACGCAGCAATACCAATGATCAAACTAATGAAGTGCATGAAGGAACAGATTACGTTGAGGTAATGCAAATTGAAAACATCACCAACGATCCGAACAATGATGTTGAGCGAAAAAATACAGAGGTGTATGTTGAAGATTTGAACGTAGTGCTCATCAATGAAAATAATCAAAACAGTTGGAGCCAGGAAGATGAAGTAATGGACGTTAAAGAAAATACTGAAGTTCTCATTGACGAACGCATTGCTGAAAATGTAAATAATGATATTCCTAGAGAAGAGTCTGCTGAAGAGCTTAGTGATTATACTGTTGATAAAGAAAATTCTGACCGCAACATTGCGGACGATCAGTATGATGAAACCTTTGAGTCAAAAACCTATGAAGAAAAAATGTCTATTGATATTGAACAGAACAATATGGATAATGACATCCCTCGTCAAGAGACAGAAGAAAAAGTTGAAGATACCGAATTGCTAATTGAAGAAAATACCAGTGATAATTCCAATGATCAAAATAATGTGGTGAACACTTCAGATGATAAATTAGATGATTTGGAAATTGTGATTGAAGAACAAAACGCAGGCAATGATCAACCACGACAAGACTACGAAGAGAATGTGGTTGAAATTGATCTTGAATTGCAAGATTACAAAGACAATCTTTCAGAACTGAATGAAGATAATAGCCACATCACCAAAGACAATACGGAAACACTCACTGATCAAAAAGCTAATTTTGATACTCAGGCAGATAATAAAGCTACCATGAATTCTGATGAAACCAATGATGCAGTGGAAGATATTGTAGAAGAAAATAAAACCATCTCTGATGGCAATAATGAAGAGGTGGCGGTTACTGAAGATTATATTGAAGAAGTAAAACACGAAGAGACTGTAAAAGATAATCCACCTATGAAAAATGAATTGGGTGAGAAATATCCTGAAGGGGTAACTGAAGAAGTATTTGCCATTAATGATGAAAATGGATTATTGTCTAAATACATCGTCCGCCGCATTGTAGTAATTAACGGAACCGGTTATAACTATGAAAAAGTACAAACCCGTTACGGAACTATCACCTATTCTCGCGATGGACAACCGATTTCTGAATACCAATGGCAAGATGAAACAGAGGCCGCAACGCTGAATAGAAATTAA
- the murQ gene encoding N-acetylmuramic acid 6-phosphate etherase, producing MKPPEKRITESESSYKNLEKLSIGELLTNINREDKTVPLAVEKILPDIERFVVMALQRMKTGGRLFYIGAGTSGRLGIVDASECPPTFGVPHGLVIGIIAGGDQAIRKAVEFAEDDRQQGWKDLQEHKISENDCLVGIAASGSTPYVCGAIETAREKGILTGAITCNPGSELSRVAEYAMVPVVGPEFVTGSTRMKSGTAQKLVLNMISTSLMIGLGRVKGNRMVDMQLSNNKLVDRGTRMLMDELHIDYETANRLLQTHGNVRKAIIAWENKLKG from the coding sequence ATGAAACCACCTGAAAAACGAATTACGGAATCAGAATCATCGTATAAAAATTTAGAAAAACTGAGTATTGGCGAGCTTTTGACCAATATTAACCGAGAAGATAAAACGGTTCCGTTGGCTGTTGAAAAAATATTGCCGGACATAGAACGCTTTGTTGTGATGGCATTACAAAGGATGAAAACCGGAGGACGACTTTTTTATATAGGAGCAGGCACCAGCGGACGCCTTGGAATTGTTGATGCATCTGAATGTCCACCCACATTTGGTGTTCCGCATGGATTGGTTATTGGCATAATTGCCGGCGGAGATCAAGCCATACGCAAAGCCGTTGAATTTGCTGAAGATGACAGGCAACAAGGCTGGAAAGATTTACAGGAACATAAAATTTCAGAAAATGATTGCCTGGTAGGTATTGCGGCTTCAGGCAGCACGCCTTATGTGTGCGGAGCCATTGAAACTGCTCGTGAAAAAGGAATTTTGACCGGTGCCATCACGTGTAATCCGGGCAGTGAATTAAGTCGCGTAGCAGAATATGCCATGGTACCTGTTGTAGGTCCCGAATTTGTCACCGGATCAACTCGCATGAAATCAGGCACCGCACAAAAATTAGTCCTCAACATGATTTCTACCAGCCTGATGATTGGTCTTGGCCGTGTTAAAGGAAACCGCATGGTGGATATGCAACTCAGCAATAATAAATTGGTTGATCGGGGAACACGCATGTTGATGGATGAATTACATATTGACTATGAAACCGCAAACCGTTTATTGCAAACACATGGAAACGTGCGCAAAGCAATTATTGCCTGGGAGAATAAGTTGAAAGGGTGA